The segment AACTAATTGCATCAGAAAGAGGTCTGTTTAAAGATACAGTGATTTCATGATTCCTGTTGTCTGAAGTGTGGAAGCAAGCAGTGACAATGTTTCCAAATTTGCTTCAAATTCTTCAAATCTACTATACGCagaaaaatctgaaaatattttaaaatttatCGTTTCAGACACCattcacaccaacacctggacACAGCACATTCTGTTTAAACTCTTTGGACCCTATTTGTCAATCCTTTAAATGGCTACTGGGTATTCACTACAATGTCAGTCTCTGTTTGTCCAATCACGTTTCAAGTAATGCCCTTATAGTGTCAAATAAAAGGGCGGTTGCATATCATTTCAAAACAGCCAACAGGACCCCTTATCTTGGTGAGCCAAACTGAACAGATGGCACATTTGGGCTCCCAGTTGAATTATGAATTGGGAATATTATGAAAACATTTATACACGGAATAGGCCTATGATATCAATATGGCTGTACACAGCGTGCTCTCGGAAACGTGAGGACTACAGTGTGCATTCATGCCCAGTTAATCTAGTACACAATGATGTGCAATGACTGCATACTGAATCAGAGTTCAGACAGAAGGCAGGACTTGGTGACGTCTGTGAGCATTGTGCCCACCACAATAAACCACTGTCTCCTGTGCCAGTTTAAGCTATCGCCATGGATGAGAGACCAAGGTGCAGTCCAAAACCTCTCCATACAAATAAgcactgctgcttctgttgaTGTAGGATTCTGTGGATTAATGCAGTGTGAACAGGCTCTAAATTTAGTCCATTGTGACAGAAGAGAAAGCTGTGGAAAATGGAGCTCTGCTGACACAGCACCTTTTCAGGGTGAAAAATTAATAGGAGgtataacaaaaagaaaagatgaagctgATGTATAAAAAGTAGACCGAGTGGTACATGCACATTCATGAGAAGCAGCAAATCTAAAACTGTCTGCACCTCAGAACTGTGGGAGAAAGACAGCTTGTGGGCATGTACACAAGTCACACAACCCTTCACTGTAAACAATCCTAATACAGAGCCAGAGGCATGACGTATCTGTAAAGTATATGCacatataaatacaaacatacattCATACATAGAAAGGGAAAGGCAGATCCATCACACTGAGACTGGTGTGCTGGTGaagataaacaacaaaaaaaggaacaagCAATAAAAGAGTGAATAGATTTGTGGTGCTTTTTAAACAGGTGTGTCAGTCTTTCATATTTGTCTGTGGCATTTCTGCATCTGTGAAGTAGGTATAGTCCATGGAAGCCATTGATTTAAGGTTTCTCTAAGCCTCGCTCTGTGTGCCACACTCTGGCCTTTCACAGCAGCTGGCAGCGGTTTGTATTCTTGCGCTTGCGGACCTGCAGCGCCGCTCTGGTGGCCATCTCAAACACGTCCCGCACGCCGTCCTTGGTCTTGGCTGAGCACTCCAGGTAGCCAAAGGCACTGATGCGGTTGGCCATGTCTCTGCCCTCCTCGGACTTCACTGGCTCCTGAGGATTTCATATACCGACAGTgggttacatttttttttcctatgcGTACATTAAGAAAATGATTTAacgcaaaaacacacacacctgtttcaTCTTAGCCAGCTCTCTACGTGTGTGTTCATCATTCCTGAGGTCCTTCTTGTTGCCCACGAGGATTATTGGGACATTGGGACAAAAATGTTTCACTTCAGGTGTCCACTTCTCGGGAATGTTCtctgaaaacattaaaaaatacattttaaaaaagtctCACAGTACATTCAAAATACTTTGCCTTACAAGGACAGTTGGAGAGTTTCCCTTGTGACTGTGCATACAAACATTAAGAGGCC is part of the Parambassis ranga chromosome 7, fParRan2.1, whole genome shotgun sequence genome and harbors:
- the LOC114438945 gene encoding rho-related GTP-binding protein RhoA-D-like, whose translation is MAAIRKKLVIVGDGACGKTCLLIVFSKDQFPEVYVPTVFENYIADIEVDGKQVELALWDTAGQEDYDRLRPLSYPDTDVILMCFSIDSPDSLENIPEKWTPEVKHFCPNVPIILVGNKKDLRNDEHTRRELAKMKQEPVKSEEGRDMANRISAFGYLECSAKTKDGVRDVFEMATRAALQVRKRKNTNRCQLL